A genomic stretch from Pseudomonas sp. MUP55 includes:
- a CDS encoding electron transfer flavoprotein subunit beta — MTSNVISLVSVGAHPTSGRPRRAEQDARAVELGLQMAGDKLQVLHAGDIHEPTLRSYLGMGLPQLHVLEQPAGADALPALSEYLRDAGAQVVLTGSQAETGEGSGMLPFLLAEQLGWPLIVGLAHVESIDAGVAHVLQALPRGQRRRLKVRLPFLATVDNAAPKPRQSAYGPAQRGELAAHEVEIEQDELFTGALLQPAKPRPKRLKVIKAKSGADRMKAATAKASGGGGQVLKGLSPEAGAEAILKLLIEEGVVR; from the coding sequence ATGACAAGCAATGTAATCAGCCTGGTATCCGTTGGCGCCCACCCCACTTCCGGGCGCCCGCGCCGCGCCGAACAGGACGCCCGCGCCGTCGAACTGGGCCTGCAGATGGCTGGGGACAAGTTGCAGGTGCTGCACGCGGGCGACATCCACGAACCCACCTTACGCAGCTACCTGGGCATGGGCTTGCCGCAATTGCACGTGCTGGAACAGCCGGCAGGCGCCGATGCGTTGCCGGCGTTGAGTGAATATCTGCGCGACGCCGGTGCCCAGGTGGTGCTTACCGGCAGCCAGGCGGAAACCGGCGAAGGTTCGGGGATGTTGCCGTTCCTGTTGGCCGAGCAGCTGGGCTGGCCACTGATTGTGGGGCTGGCTCACGTCGAGTCCATCGACGCCGGTGTGGCCCATGTACTGCAGGCGCTGCCACGCGGCCAGCGACGGCGCCTGAAGGTCCGCCTGCCGTTCCTGGCGACGGTGGATAACGCCGCGCCCAAGCCTCGGCAGAGCGCCTATGGGCCGGCGCAGCGTGGCGAGCTTGCCGCTCACGAAGTCGAGATCGAACAGGATGAGTTATTCACAGGGGCGCTGCTGCAACCGGCCAAGCCCCGGCCCAAGCGCCTGAAGGTGATCAAGGCCAAGAGCGGCGCCGACCGCATGAAAGCCGCTACAGCCAAGGCCAGTGGCGGCGGCGGGCAGGTGCTCAAGGGCCTGAGCCCGGAGGCGGGCGCTGAGGCCATTCTCAAGCTGCTGATAGAAGAAGGTGTCGTACGCTGA
- a CDS encoding electron transfer flavoprotein subunit alpha/FixB family protein, whose product MSDIIRRDPRAEWIARNRLHPLHAAMQPAQHSWMGPNGVIRKNLHGVGFIGPNGIKRIDRSGAQQGGAAKRAAAVEVQLPLHQITAPAFYINVVPDMVGGRLSSHDRDVLGLARQLAGSDGAVLAVVFGEHKESAFATAGVDRLLVLEGHEFEGYSPEQRVQGLRAVDNQFNPRHWLLPDSRSGGGELGRRFAASLKERPATRVWQIKGEECIGRAGAGQQDLARPLPRLILAAVECAEPVSETRHEALPVELSTTLARSLPRIEDLGAVAVDPAAIPMAEAEFIFSGGNGVKDWALFHQAAAALGATEGASRVAVDDGFMARDRQVGASGTWVTARVYVAVGISGAIQHLQGIGACDKVVAINLDPGCDMIKRADLSVIGESAAILQALIAAVEAHRNGAKRDAA is encoded by the coding sequence ATGAGCGACATTATCCGCCGCGATCCCCGCGCCGAATGGATCGCCCGTAACCGCCTGCATCCGCTGCACGCGGCCATGCAGCCGGCGCAACACAGCTGGATGGGGCCGAACGGCGTCATTCGCAAAAACCTGCACGGTGTGGGATTTATCGGCCCCAACGGTATCAAGCGCATCGACCGCAGTGGCGCCCAGCAGGGCGGCGCGGCCAAGCGTGCCGCCGCAGTGGAAGTGCAGTTGCCGTTGCATCAGATCACAGCGCCGGCGTTCTACATCAACGTGGTGCCGGACATGGTCGGCGGCCGCCTGAGCAGCCACGACCGCGACGTGCTCGGCCTCGCTCGCCAACTGGCCGGCAGTGACGGCGCCGTGCTGGCGGTGGTGTTTGGCGAACACAAGGAAAGCGCGTTTGCGACAGCCGGCGTTGATCGCCTGCTGGTGCTGGAGGGGCATGAGTTCGAAGGTTATTCACCGGAGCAACGCGTGCAAGGTTTGCGCGCTGTGGATAACCAGTTCAACCCACGCCATTGGTTGCTGCCTGACAGCCGCAGCGGTGGCGGCGAACTGGGCCGACGCTTCGCCGCCAGTCTCAAGGAACGTCCCGCCACGCGGGTGTGGCAGATCAAGGGTGAGGAGTGCATCGGCCGCGCCGGTGCGGGCCAGCAAGACTTGGCGCGACCGCTGCCACGCTTGATTCTCGCCGCCGTGGAGTGTGCGGAGCCCGTCAGCGAAACCCGTCACGAAGCGCTGCCCGTGGAGTTATCCACAACCCTGGCGCGCAGCCTGCCGCGTATCGAAGACCTCGGCGCGGTGGCGGTGGACCCGGCAGCGATTCCCATGGCCGAAGCGGAATTCATCTTCTCCGGCGGTAACGGCGTGAAGGACTGGGCCCTGTTTCACCAGGCCGCCGCAGCCCTGGGCGCCACCGAAGGCGCTTCGCGGGTGGCGGTGGACGATGGCTTTATGGCGCGTGACCGTCAGGTCGGCGCCAGCGGCACCTGGGTCACGGCGCGGGTGTACGTGGCCGTGGGCATTTCCGGGGCGATCCAGCACCTGCAAGGCATCGGTGCCTGCGACAAGGTGGTGGCGATCAACCTCGACCCGGGTTGCGACATGATCAAGCGTGCCGACCTGTCGGTGATCGGCGAAAGCGCCGCGATTCTGCAAGCCTTGATCGCAGCAGTCGAGGCCCACCGCAACGGCGCCAAGCGCGATGCAGCTTAG
- the dgcB gene encoding dimethylglycine demethylation protein DgcB, with product MLNTLLPILLFAALGLAVLGALRRANMWRRGRAAKVDLLGGLLAMPKRYMVDLHHVVARDKYIANTHVATALGFVLSALLAVLVHGFGLHNRILGYALLLASVLMFVGAIFMFLRRRNPPSRLSKGPWMRLPKSLMAFSVSFFLVTLPVAGILPADFGGWLLAALLGVGVLWGVSEMFFGMTWGGPMKHAFAGALHLAWHRRAERFGGGRSTGLKPLDLSDKTAPLGVEKPKDFTWNQLLGFDACVQCGKCEAACPAFAAGQPLNPKKLIQDMVVGLAGGTDAKFAGSPYPGKPIGEHGGNPHQPIVNGLVDAETLWSCTTCRACVEECPMMIEHVDAIVDMRRHLTLEKGATPNKGAEVLENLIATDNPGGFAPGGRLNWAADLNLPLLSEKGSADVLFWVGDGAFDMRNQRTLRAFVKVLKAAGVDFAVLGLEERDSGDVARRLGDEATFQLLASRNIQTLAKYSFKRIVTCDPHSFHVLKNEYGAFNGNYLVQHHSTFMAELIGEGALNLGQHKGTSVTYHDPCYLGRYNGEYEAPRQVLRALGIEVKEMQRSGFRSRCCGGGGGAPITDIPGKQRIPDMRMEDIRETGAELVAVGCPQCTAMLEGVVEPRPLIKDIAELVADALLEDAAPAKAPNTREPAEVH from the coding sequence ATGTTGAACACCTTGCTGCCTATTCTGTTGTTTGCCGCCCTGGGCCTTGCCGTCCTCGGTGCCCTGCGCCGGGCGAACATGTGGCGCCGTGGCCGCGCCGCCAAAGTCGACCTGCTCGGCGGCCTGTTGGCAATGCCCAAGCGCTACATGGTCGACTTGCACCACGTGGTCGCCCGCGACAAATACATCGCCAATACCCACGTGGCCACGGCCCTGGGCTTTGTGCTGTCGGCGCTGCTGGCGGTGCTGGTGCACGGTTTCGGCCTGCACAACCGCATCCTCGGCTACGCCTTGTTGCTGGCTTCGGTGCTGATGTTTGTCGGTGCCATCTTCATGTTCCTGCGTCGGCGCAACCCACCTTCGCGCCTGTCCAAGGGGCCGTGGATGCGCCTGCCGAAAAGCCTGATGGCGTTCTCGGTCAGTTTTTTCCTGGTGACGCTGCCGGTGGCGGGGATCCTGCCCGCTGATTTTGGTGGCTGGCTGCTGGCCGCGTTGCTCGGCGTGGGCGTGCTGTGGGGCGTGTCCGAAATGTTCTTCGGCATGACCTGGGGCGGGCCGATGAAACACGCTTTCGCCGGTGCGCTGCACCTGGCCTGGCACCGCCGTGCCGAACGCTTCGGCGGCGGCCGCTCCACCGGCTTGAAGCCGCTGGACCTCAGCGATAAAACCGCGCCGTTGGGCGTGGAAAAACCCAAGGACTTCACCTGGAACCAACTGCTTGGTTTCGACGCGTGCGTGCAGTGCGGCAAGTGCGAAGCCGCGTGCCCGGCGTTCGCCGCGGGCCAGCCGCTGAACCCGAAAAAGCTGATCCAGGACATGGTGGTCGGCCTGGCCGGCGGCACCGATGCAAAATTCGCCGGGAGCCCGTATCCAGGCAAGCCAATTGGCGAACACGGCGGCAACCCGCACCAGCCGATCGTCAATGGCTTGGTGGACGCGGAGACCCTGTGGTCATGCACCACCTGCCGCGCCTGCGTGGAAGAGTGCCCGATGATGATCGAGCACGTTGACGCCATCGTCGACATGCGTCGCCACCTCACCCTGGAAAAAGGCGCTACGCCGAACAAGGGCGCCGAAGTTCTGGAAAACCTGATCGCCACCGACAACCCTGGCGGCTTCGCACCCGGCGGCCGGTTGAATTGGGCGGCGGATCTGAACCTGCCGCTGCTCAGCGAAAAAGGCAGTGCCGACGTACTGTTCTGGGTCGGCGACGGTGCCTTCGACATGCGCAACCAACGCACCCTGCGCGCGTTCGTCAAAGTGCTCAAGGCGGCCGGCGTCGACTTCGCCGTGCTGGGCCTGGAAGAGCGCGACAGCGGAGACGTGGCACGCCGCCTGGGCGATGAAGCGACCTTTCAGTTGCTGGCTTCGCGCAATATCCAGACCCTGGCCAAGTACAGCTTCAAGCGCATCGTCACCTGTGACCCGCACAGTTTCCATGTACTGAAAAACGAATACGGTGCCTTCAACGGCAACTACCTCGTGCAGCACCACAGCACCTTCATGGCCGAGCTGATCGGCGAGGGCGCTCTGAACCTGGGCCAGCACAAAGGCACCAGCGTGACTTATCACGACCCGTGCTACCTGGGCCGCTACAACGGCGAGTACGAGGCGCCGCGCCAAGTGCTGCGGGCGCTGGGCATCGAGGTCAAGGAAATGCAACGTTCGGGTTTCCGTTCGCGCTGCTGCGGCGGCGGCGGCGGTGCGCCGATCACCGACATTCCCGGCAAGCAACGTATCCCGGACATGCGCATGGAAGACATCCGCGAAACCGGCGCCGAACTGGTGGCTGTGGGCTGCCCGCAGTGCACGGCGATGCTCGAAGGCGTGGTCGAACCGCGCCCCTTGATCAAAGACATTGCCGAATTGGTGGCCGACGCCTTGCTCGAAGACGCGGCACCGGCCAAAGCGCCCAACACGCGTGAACCTGCGGAGGTGCATTGA
- the dgcA gene encoding dimethylglycine demethylation protein DgcA, translating to MAFEAMFAPIQIGKLTIRNRVLSTAHAEVYATDGGMTTDRYVKYYEEKAKGGIGLAICGGSSVVAIDSPQEWWSSVNLSTDRIIPHFQNLADAMHKHGAKIMIQITHMGRRSRWDGFNWPTLMSPSGVREPVHRATCKTIEPEEIWRVIGNYAQAARRAKAGGLDGVELSAVHQHMIDQFWSPRVNKRTDEWGGTFEGRMKFGLEVLKAVRAEVGDDFCVGMRLCGDEFHPDGLSHEDMKQIAKYYDDTGMLDFIGVVGSGCDTHNTLANVIPNMSYPPEPFLHLAAGIKEVVKVPVLHAQNIKDPNQATRILEGGYVDMVGMTRAHIADPHLIAKIKMGQIDQIKQCVGANYCIDRQYQGLDVLCIQNAATSREYMGVPHIIEKSTGPRRKVVVVGAGPAGMEAARVAAERGHDVTLFEKKEFIGGQITTASKAPQRDQIAGITRWFQLELARLKVDLRLGVAADADTILDLRPDVVVLAVGGHPFIEQNEHWGAAEGLVVSSWDVLDGKVAPGKNVLVYDTICEFTGMSVADFLADKGSQVEIVTDDIKPGVAIGGTSFPTYYRSMYPKEVIMTGDMMLEKVYREGDKLVAVLENEYTGAKEERVVDQVVVENGVRPDEAIYYGLKEGSRNKGQIDVEALFAIKPQPCLSEAGEGYLLFRIGDCVAQRNTHAAIYDALRLCKDF from the coding sequence ATGGCTTTCGAAGCAATGTTTGCGCCGATCCAGATCGGCAAACTGACCATCCGCAACCGCGTGCTCAGTACCGCCCATGCCGAGGTGTATGCCACCGACGGCGGCATGACCACCGACCGCTATGTGAAGTACTACGAAGAGAAAGCCAAGGGCGGCATCGGCCTGGCCATCTGCGGCGGCTCCTCGGTGGTGGCCATCGACAGCCCCCAGGAATGGTGGAGTTCGGTGAACCTGTCCACCGACCGCATCATCCCGCACTTCCAGAACCTGGCCGACGCCATGCACAAGCATGGCGCCAAGATCATGATCCAGATTACCCACATGGGCCGTCGCTCGCGTTGGGACGGCTTCAACTGGCCGACCCTGATGTCGCCGTCCGGCGTACGTGAGCCGGTGCATCGCGCCACCTGCAAGACCATCGAGCCGGAAGAAATCTGGCGCGTGATCGGCAACTACGCCCAGGCCGCGCGCCGTGCCAAGGCCGGTGGCCTGGATGGCGTCGAGCTGTCCGCCGTGCACCAGCACATGATCGACCAGTTCTGGAGCCCGCGGGTCAACAAGCGTACCGATGAATGGGGCGGCACTTTCGAAGGCCGCATGAAGTTCGGCCTGGAAGTGCTCAAGGCGGTGCGCGCCGAAGTGGGCGACGACTTCTGCGTGGGCATGCGCCTGTGCGGCGACGAGTTCCACCCGGACGGCCTGTCCCACGAGGACATGAAGCAGATCGCCAAGTATTACGACGACACCGGCATGCTCGACTTCATCGGCGTGGTGGGCTCGGGTTGCGATACGCACAACACCCTGGCCAACGTGATCCCGAACATGAGTTATCCACCGGAGCCATTCCTGCACCTGGCGGCCGGTATCAAGGAAGTGGTGAAAGTCCCGGTGCTGCACGCGCAGAACATCAAGGACCCGAACCAGGCCACGCGCATTCTGGAAGGCGGCTATGTGGACATGGTCGGCATGACCCGTGCGCACATCGCCGACCCGCACCTGATCGCCAAGATCAAGATGGGCCAGATCGACCAGATCAAACAGTGCGTCGGCGCCAACTACTGCATCGATCGCCAGTACCAGGGCCTGGATGTGCTGTGCATCCAGAACGCCGCGACCTCCCGTGAATACATGGGTGTGCCGCACATTATCGAAAAATCCACCGGGCCCAGGCGTAAAGTGGTGGTCGTGGGGGCGGGCCCGGCCGGTATGGAGGCCGCACGCGTCGCCGCCGAACGTGGCCACGATGTGACCCTATTCGAAAAGAAAGAATTTATCGGTGGGCAGATCACCACGGCGTCCAAAGCGCCGCAGCGCGACCAGATCGCCGGTATCACCCGCTGGTTCCAGCTGGAGCTGGCGCGCTTGAAAGTCGACCTGCGCCTGGGTGTGGCGGCAGACGCCGACACCATCCTCGACCTGCGCCCGGACGTGGTGGTGCTGGCGGTCGGCGGGCATCCGTTCATCGAACAGAACGAACACTGGGGCGCTGCCGAAGGCCTGGTGGTGAGCAGTTGGGACGTGCTCGACGGCAAGGTTGCGCCGGGCAAGAACGTGCTGGTGTACGACACCATTTGCGAATTCACCGGCATGTCGGTGGCGGACTTCCTGGCCGACAAAGGCAGCCAGGTGGAAATCGTCACCGATGACATCAAGCCGGGCGTGGCCATCGGTGGTACGTCGTTCCCGACCTACTACCGCAGCATGTACCCCAAGGAAGTGATCATGACCGGCGACATGATGCTGGAAAAGGTCTACCGCGAGGGCGACAAGCTGGTGGCGGTGCTGGAGAACGAATACACCGGGGCCAAGGAAGAGCGCGTGGTGGACCAGGTGGTGGTGGAGAACGGCGTGCGTCCGGACGAGGCGATCTATTACGGGCTCAAGGAAGGTTCGCGCAACAAGGGCCAGATTGACGTCGAAGCCCTGTTTGCGATCAAGCCGCAGCCGTGCCTGAGCGAAGCGGGCGAGGGGTACTTGCTGTTCCGCATCGGTGACTGTGTGGCCCAGCGCAATACCCACGCTGCGATCTATGACGCCCTGCGCCTTTGCAAGGATTTCTAA
- a CDS encoding DUF5943 domain-containing protein has product MAKIAPQLPIEVDSETGVWTSDALPMLYVPRHFFVNNHMGIEEVLGAEAYAEILYKAGYKSAWHWCEKEAECHGLEGVAVFEHYMKRLSQRGWGLFKIQDIDLDKGTASVTLEHSAFVYVYGKVGRKVDYMFTGWFAGAMDQILQARGSQIRTVAEQVYGGSEEGHDDGLFTVKPL; this is encoded by the coding sequence ATGGCCAAGATCGCCCCGCAATTGCCAATCGAAGTCGACAGCGAAACCGGTGTCTGGACCTCCGACGCCCTGCCCATGCTGTACGTGCCCCGTCATTTTTTCGTCAACAACCACATGGGCATCGAAGAAGTGCTGGGCGCCGAGGCCTACGCCGAGATTCTCTACAAGGCCGGCTACAAGTCCGCCTGGCACTGGTGTGAAAAAGAAGCCGAATGCCATGGCCTGGAAGGCGTCGCAGTGTTCGAGCACTACATGAAACGCTTGTCGCAACGCGGCTGGGGCCTGTTCAAGATCCAGGACATCGACCTCGACAAGGGCACCGCCAGCGTCACGCTGGAACATTCGGCCTTTGTCTACGTGTACGGCAAGGTCGGGCGCAAGGTGGATTACATGTTCACCGGCTGGTTTGCCGGCGCGATGGACCAGATCCTTCAAGCGCGTGGCAGCCAGATTCGCACTGTGGCCGAACAAGTCTACGGAGGCTCCGAAGAGGGCCACGACGATGGCCTGTTCACCGTCAAACCGTTGTAA
- a CDS encoding dipeptidase, translating to MSPAELHADSIVIDGLIIAKWNRDLFEDMRKGGLTAANCTVSVWEGFQATINNIVASQTLIRENSDLVIPVKTTADIRKAKEQGKTGIIFGFQNAHAFEDQLGYVEIFKQLGVGVVQMCYNTQNLVGTGCYERDGGLSGFGREVVAEMNRVGIMCDLSHVGSKTSEEVILESKKPVCYSHCLPSGLKEHPRNKSDEELKFIADHGGFVGVTMFAPFLAKGIDSTIDDYAEAIEYTMNIVGEDAIGIGTDFTQGHGQDFFEMLTHDKGYARRLTSFGKIINPLGIRTVGEFPNLTETLLKRGHPERVVRKIMGENWVNVLKDVWGE from the coding sequence ATGAGCCCAGCCGAGTTGCACGCCGACAGCATCGTTATCGACGGTCTGATTATCGCCAAGTGGAACCGCGACCTGTTCGAAGACATGCGCAAAGGTGGCCTGACGGCCGCCAACTGCACGGTGTCGGTGTGGGAAGGCTTCCAGGCCACGATCAATAACATCGTTGCCAGCCAGACCCTGATCCGCGAAAACAGCGACCTGGTGATCCCGGTGAAAACCACCGCCGATATCCGCAAGGCCAAGGAGCAGGGCAAGACCGGCATCATCTTCGGCTTCCAGAATGCCCACGCGTTTGAAGACCAGTTGGGCTATGTCGAGATCTTCAAGCAGCTCGGCGTCGGTGTGGTGCAGATGTGCTACAACACCCAGAACCTGGTAGGCACCGGCTGCTATGAGCGTGACGGCGGGCTGTCGGGCTTCGGCCGCGAGGTCGTCGCCGAGATGAACCGCGTCGGCATCATGTGCGACCTGTCCCACGTCGGTTCCAAGACCAGCGAAGAAGTCATCCTCGAATCAAAAAAACCGGTGTGCTATTCCCACTGCCTGCCCTCGGGCCTCAAAGAGCACCCGCGCAACAAGTCCGATGAAGAGCTTAAGTTTATTGCCGACCACGGCGGCTTTGTCGGCGTGACCATGTTTGCGCCGTTCCTGGCCAAGGGCATCGACTCGACCATCGACGACTACGCCGAAGCCATCGAATACACCATGAACATCGTCGGCGAAGACGCCATCGGCATCGGCACCGACTTCACCCAGGGCCATGGCCAGGATTTCTTCGAAATGCTGACCCATGACAAAGGCTACGCCCGCCGCCTGACCAGCTTCGGCAAGATCATCAACCCGCTGGGCATCCGCACCGTGGGCGAGTTTCCCAACCTCACCGAGACCCTGCTCAAGCGCGGCCACCCTGAGCGTGTGGTGCGCAAGATCATGGGCGAGAACTGGGTCAACGTCTTGAAGGACGTCTGGGGCGAATAA
- a CDS encoding lysozyme inhibitor LprI family protein gives MKSIFLALALIATGVHAAEDTDNTPCDGIENDQQTLECATYNKTTAEQLLKDNYQGLLERMGSTYGSDKTKLADITARLKDAQQKWEKLRDADCAVDTFPAVTGTKAYAIAQNDCLARMSDERSEFLESIGQE, from the coding sequence ATGAAATCGATTTTCCTGGCTTTGGCACTCATCGCAACCGGCGTCCACGCGGCCGAAGACACCGACAACACGCCGTGCGACGGCATCGAGAACGACCAGCAAACCCTGGAATGCGCCACCTACAACAAAACCACCGCCGAGCAATTGCTCAAGGATAACTACCAGGGGTTGCTCGAACGCATGGGTTCAACCTATGGCAGCGACAAGACCAAGCTGGCGGACATTACCGCCCGTCTGAAGGATGCCCAGCAGAAGTGGGAAAAACTGCGTGACGCCGATTGTGCGGTAGACACCTTCCCGGCGGTGACCGGCACCAAGGCCTATGCCATTGCGCAGAATGATTGCCTGGCGCGGATGAGCGATGAGCGGTCGGAGTTTTTGGAGTCGATTGGGCAGGAATAA
- a CDS encoding DUF3010 family protein: MTFCGIEIKGSEAIIAVASLDNQALTHVALATKKIALEDDDEAANVKAFAVQVKAFVQANAITHIAIKKRSKKGEFAGGPTTFKIEGVFQLLEGVEVTLLSPQTINAQNKKHNFELPATLNKYQHEAFKTACSALLKK, encoded by the coding sequence ATGACTTTCTGCGGCATCGAAATCAAAGGCAGCGAAGCCATCATCGCCGTCGCTTCCCTGGACAACCAGGCACTGACCCACGTCGCCCTGGCCACCAAGAAAATCGCCCTCGAAGACGACGACGAAGCCGCCAACGTCAAAGCCTTCGCCGTCCAGGTGAAGGCGTTTGTGCAGGCAAACGCCATCACCCATATCGCGATCAAGAAGCGCAGCAAGAAAGGCGAATTCGCCGGCGGCCCGACCACATTCAAGATCGAAGGGGTGTTTCAGTTGCTGGAGGGGGTCGAGGTGACGCTGCTGTCGCCGCAAACCATCAATGCGCAGAACAAAAAACACAACTTCGAACTGCCGGCGACGCTGAACAAATATCAGCATGAAGCCTTCAAGACGGCGTGTTCGGCCCTGCTGAAAAAATAA
- a CDS encoding GlxA family transcriptional regulator codes for MSQDFYFLLMPGFSAIGFISALEPLRVANRFRGELYRWHVLSADGGAVLASNGMSVNADAALEPLNKGATLLVVAGFEPLQFATPALEHWLRRLDHEGVTLGAIDTGACVLAEAGLLDGHRLTLHWEAIDAFKESYPHLTVTQELFEIDRRRITCAGGTASIDLMLDLIAQAHGPDLAVQVSEQFVLGRIRPRKDHQRMQIATRYGISNKKLVQVIGEMEQHTEPPLSTLALAEAIKVTRRQLERLFRLHLNDTPSNFYLGLRLEKARQLLRQSDMSVLEVSIACGFESPSYFTRSYRARFAKCPREDRRREVV; via the coding sequence ATGTCCCAGGATTTCTATTTTTTACTGATGCCGGGGTTCTCGGCCATCGGCTTTATTTCCGCACTGGAGCCGCTGCGGGTGGCCAATCGCTTTCGTGGCGAGCTGTACCGCTGGCACGTCTTGAGCGCCGATGGCGGGGCAGTATTGGCGAGCAATGGGATGTCGGTGAATGCCGACGCCGCACTGGAGCCGCTGAACAAAGGCGCGACCCTGCTGGTGGTGGCTGGCTTCGAGCCTCTGCAGTTCGCCACGCCCGCGCTGGAACACTGGCTGCGGCGCCTCGACCACGAGGGCGTCACCCTGGGCGCCATCGACACCGGCGCCTGCGTGCTGGCCGAAGCGGGCCTGCTCGACGGCCATCGCCTGACCCTGCACTGGGAAGCCATCGATGCGTTCAAGGAGTCGTATCCGCACCTGACGGTCACCCAGGAGCTGTTCGAGATCGACCGCCGGCGCATTACCTGCGCGGGCGGCACTGCATCCATCGACCTGATGCTCGACCTGATCGCCCAGGCCCATGGCCCGGACCTGGCGGTACAGGTCTCCGAACAGTTCGTGCTGGGCCGCATCCGCCCGCGCAAAGATCACCAGCGCATGCAGATCGCCACGCGCTACGGCATCAGCAACAAGAAGCTGGTGCAGGTGATCGGCGAGATGGAGCAGCACACCGAGCCGCCCCTGAGCACCCTGGCCCTGGCCGAAGCGATCAAGGTCACACGGCGCCAGCTGGAGCGCCTGTTCCGCCTGCACCTGAACGACACACCGAGCAACTTCTACCTGGGACTGCGCCTTGAAAAAGCCCGGCAATTGCTGCGCCAGAGCGATATGAGCGTGCTGGAAGTGAGTATTGCGTGCGGGTTTGAGTCGCCGTCGTATTTCACCCGCAGCTATCGCGCAAGGTTCGCCAAGTGCCCCAGGGAGGACCGACGACGAGAGGTGGTTTGA
- a CDS encoding choline ABC transporter substrate-binding protein, which yields MNRLISRSVLALSVSAILSTPVMAADAASCQNVRLGVVNWTDVIATSAMTQVLLDGLGYKTKQTSASQQIIFAGIRDQRLDLFLGYWNPLMTQTITPFVDAKQVKVLDKPSLEDARATLAVPTYLADKGLKSFADIARFEKELGGKIYGIEPGSGANTQIKAMIAKNQFGLGKFQLVESSEAGMLAAVDRAVRRKEAVVFFGWAPHPMNVNVAMTYLSGSDDALGPNEGRATVWTVTSPTYAEQCPNVHKLLTNLTFTAADESRMMQPLLDHKDALESARQWLKDHPQDLARWLEGVTTFDGKPAAANLQLSKQ from the coding sequence ATGAACCGACTGATCAGCCGCAGCGTGCTTGCACTCAGCGTCAGCGCTATTTTGAGCACCCCCGTCATGGCAGCGGATGCCGCTTCATGCCAGAACGTGCGCCTGGGCGTGGTGAACTGGACCGACGTGATCGCCACCAGTGCCATGACCCAAGTGTTGCTCGACGGCCTCGGCTACAAGACCAAACAGACCAGCGCCTCCCAGCAGATCATCTTTGCCGGCATCCGCGACCAGCGCCTGGACCTGTTCCTGGGCTACTGGAACCCGCTGATGACCCAGACCATCACCCCGTTCGTCGACGCCAAGCAAGTCAAGGTGCTCGACAAACCGAGCCTGGAAGACGCCCGCGCCACCCTCGCCGTGCCGACTTACCTGGCGGACAAGGGCCTGAAAAGCTTTGCCGATATCGCCCGGTTCGAAAAAGAGCTCGGCGGCAAGATCTACGGCATCGAGCCGGGTTCGGGCGCCAATACCCAGATCAAGGCGATGATCGCCAAGAACCAGTTCGGCCTGGGCAAGTTCCAGCTGGTCGAATCCAGCGAAGCCGGCATGCTCGCCGCCGTCGACCGGGCCGTGCGCCGCAAGGAAGCCGTGGTGTTCTTCGGCTGGGCGCCGCACCCGATGAACGTGAACGTGGCGATGACTTACCTCAGCGGCAGCGACGACGCCCTGGGCCCGAATGAAGGCCGCGCAACGGTATGGACCGTCACCTCGCCGACCTACGCCGAGCAGTGCCCCAACGTACACAAGCTGCTGACCAACCTGACCTTCACCGCCGCCGACGAGAGCCGAATGATGCAGCCGTTGCTCGACCACAAGGATGCCCTTGAGTCCGCCAGGCAGTGGCTCAAGGACCATCCGCAAGACCTGGCGCGCTGGCTGGAAGGCGTCACCACCTTCGACGGCAAGCCGGCGGCGGCCAACCTTCAACTAAGCAAGCAATAA